One Vanrija pseudolonga chromosome 5, complete sequence genomic window, TGCAGGGCAACATCTCGTGCCCGATGCACAAGTACGACGAGTACCGCTCCTCCCGCACATCGTGGGGcatcggcgtcctcggctcGATTTTTGTTGTTGTgactgccgacgacgggacGGTCGGCTACGCGACGGGTTTCGGCGGCCCGCCGGCCTGCTGGCTTATCGAGGAGCACTTTAAGCGGTTTGTTGTGGGCCAGGACCCGCGGGATACCAACAAGATGTGGGATATGATGTTCCGCGCGTCCATGTTCTACGGGCGGAAGGGTGAgtgcgccgagccgagccacCGAAGGTGGCGAGGGAGGCTGGGGGTCGGAGTGGCAGTGAGACCAGCGCCTACCCCGTCGTTCGACACCAGCTCCACCCCCGcacgctcgctgacgctcgcgtgCTCGTGTAggcctccccctcgccgccctctccgtcgtcgacctcgccatctGGGACCTCATCGGCAAGATCCGCCAAGAGCCAATCTACAAGATGATCGGCGGCCGCACGAAGCGCGACATCCCGCTGTACTTGACTGGACCCAAGCCCGCCGTGGCCAAGAAGCTGGGCTTCTGGGGCGCGAAAGTGCCGCTGCCTCACGGGCCGGcagatggcgccgagggcatccGCAAGAACgtggccttcctcgccgagtGCAAGGCGCAAGGCGGGGCAGACTACCCGCTCATGGTCGACTGCTACATGTCCCTCGACGTGCCGTACACCATCGAGCtggtgcgcgccgtcgagaaggCAGGCGTCGACATCAACTGGTGGGAGGAGTGCCTCCACcccgacgactttgacgggcacgccgagctccaCAAGGCCCTCCCGCACATCAAGTTCACGACTGGCGAGCACGAGTACTCCAAGTACGGCTTCCGCAAGCTCATCGAGAAGCGCGCCGTGGCTATCCTCCAGCCCGACGTCAtgtggctcggcggcctgacCGAGCTAATCAAGGTCGCCAACATGGCCGCGGCGTACGATATCCCCGTTGTGCCGCACGGCAGCGGCCCGTACTCGTTCCAGGCGATCATGAGCTTCCCCAACTCGGACTTTTGCGAGTACATTGCCAACTCGCCCGACGGAGAGAGCATCCACCCCAGCTTTGGCAACCTGTTCACCAACGAGGTCCTGCCACTCAACGGGCGGATTGATCTCAGCGACGAGCCCGGATGGGGACTCACGCTCAACCCCCAGGCTGAGCTCGTGCCATACAGCTCGTTCTTTACCGTCTCGAGGGGGCTCGGGTCGGCgggtgaggtcgaggttgaggacgaggtcaaggtcaaGAAGCTCAACGGCGTCAACGGGGTCAATGGCGCCCACACCGCTGCCACCAACGGTGTTCACTAGGTAGTTTCTTTCGCATGCATGCAAGCAGTGTACAGGGACTATGCAGGATTGGTAACAGGTTACTGGGACAacaggcgacggcggcagggcgCCGCAAACACACGCACAACAACACcagtcggcgacgaccccCGCCACAACCACTCAGGCTGCCCCACGCCACCACTTCTCcaccgactcggcgtccAACTGCCCCGCCCACTCGCCACTGGCAAGGTATGCCTCCATCAACACAAAGTGGAAGCGGTTGCCCTGCGCCATCGCACCAGCATGGCCCAACCCCAGGCTCTCGACGCAGAACCGCGTCATCTCGGCGCGGAAGAAGCcttcgacgcgccgctcgactcTCGCTTCGTCGCCATGGAACAGGTTGGCCGATTCGAGGTCGATCGCGCCCGTGTTCACAAATGTCACGATGCAGCTCAGCGGTGTGTGGAGGAGCATGTCCGCCAGGTCGAGGAACAGGCGTGCGACCCACGACCCGCGGAACTCGGTGCTCGGCTTGGAGCGGTAGCCGGCCGTCCAGGGGATACCCGGTCCCGCAGTCCAGAAGATGACGGTGAcgttcctcgcgctcgcagcgGCATGGACGTCAGCCATGATCGCGCGTGCACGGCAGCGCGGGATGTCGGACGAGCGGGCGCAGGTGAcgaggtcggggtcggggccGAGTGCCAGCGTGTAGGTATCAaccgccgcgaggagggtgtACGGGAGGCAGGTGACCGGTGTGGCGGCGTAGATggctggcgcgccgaggaccaCTACGCGGGTCGGGCGCAgatgagcgagcgcgcggcacTCTGGGAGGACCTCAAGCGatgggcggcgctggcgctgcggaGTTTCTCCCCCGGCATGGGCAGCATCAGTGTGAAACGTCCACGCGTGGCCGGTCCGCGACTTGTACAGGTTGAGGCGGATGCGCACCAGCTCGACATTGTCCATGGGCGGGAACGTGGTGCACTTGGCGATCGTGTGCGGGTAGATGTCGAGTTCGCGAACGAACTTGGCCAGCCAGGAGCGGTGGAGGATGGGGTCGACGGGCGGAGGGATCGAGAGGTTGGAggtgcgcggcgcagagTCGCTAGCGAcgcggggcgacggcgtgctcgcgacgcGAGGAAGTGACATACTAGCGAAGCGTACTTGGGAGCGGCGCACGACGGTGGGTGTTTCAGAGGCGACCGTGTCGTCGCTCCccctgcgcgcggcgagagTCCCAAACTCGCTGTACAAGTTCGGCGGGGGGAGATCGGGCGGGGTATCGCAGAAGCGCGGCCACGGCCCGACCTCGCTCAGCACGACGTGCCggtggagcgcgcgcacAGCGAACGTGTAGAACGCCGTGTTGACACGCATGCAGGACACGAGGTCGCGCGGGGGGAGGGACTCGAAGATGCGCAAGACGAGGTGCGTTTCCAGGAGgaagcggcgcggcgcaggctgTGCGGCGGCCCACTCCATCGTGCGGCGCCGGTTGCGGTGTCGCCTGGATTGCTGTCGTCAGGAGAGGGTGGTAAGGAGGGTGCTTACAAGCTGGTGCGCTTCGGTGAGCGTTGCCATCgtgggaggggggagggggtggtggaaGAGATGGACAGGAGACTGCGGGAACGGAAGATGAAGAGTTGGGTGGTGAGATGAATGCGAGGTGAAAAGACAGTCGCGTCGTCTGCCAACACTcaaccaccactcaccacaTCTCCGTCCCCTTTACTCTGCACGATCCCCGTTCACCACACACCCTCCCTTGTTCCCCTCAAACCTCTTCAACCacggctcgacctcgtcgtcgccgaaaTCGCCAGCCCAACCAGGCGTAGACAGGTACTCGCGCATGGTGAGCCACTTGACCCGCCCTTCCAATCGCTTGccggcgtcttcctcgtcgccaaactCTGTCGCACGCTGAATTTCCTCGCGCAGTCGGGTCCCAAGGTGCGCCTGTACCGCCTCGTAACCTGGCTCGTTCTCCAAGCCGAGGTCCAGTCCATTGATGTTCCCGGCGTTCACAATCGTCACACCGCACCCCGTCGGCCAGGTCTCCACCAGAGCATGCGCGACATACTTGAGGAACCGTCCAGCCCAGTGCGGACTCAGGTAGTGGTCGTACGTGAACGGTTGGTTCGGGTACCACCTTTCTTCGGGTTTCCGTGTCCAGAACACAAAGGTGACGTTCTGCGCACTCGactcgcggcgc contains:
- the rhmD gene encoding L-rhamnonate dehydratase, translated to MPKTWPKIVSPQPVLARGADPDAQAKLETFIPSAHGSGGDYHRQASEHWIVQGNISCPMHKYDEYRSSRTSWGIGVLGSIFVVVTADDGTVGYATGFGGPPACWLIEEHFKRFVVGQDPRDTNKMWDMMFRASMFYGRKGLPLAALSVVDLAIWDLIGKIRQEPIYKMIGGRTKRDIPLYLTGPKPAVAKKLGFWGAKVPLPHGPADGAEGIRKNVAFLAECKAQGGADYPLMVDCYMSLDVPYTIELVRAVEKAGVDINWWEECLHPDDFDGHAELHKALPHIKFTTGEHEYSKYGFRKLIEKRAVAILQPDVMWLGGLTELIKVANMAAAYDIPVVPHGSGPYSFQAIMSFPNSDFCEYIANSPDGESIHPSFGNLFTNEVLPLNGRIDLSDEPGWGLTLNPQAELVPYSSFFTVSRGLGSAGEVEVEDEVKVKKLNGVNGVNGAHTAATNGVH